The Granulicella sp. 5B5 nucleotide sequence ACTCCTGGGTAGCTCCACCAATATCGCCTGTGCCGACGTAGTGGTAGTCCGCAAAGATCCCAGTAACCTTGCCATCGAGATCGATGCGCTTCACCCAGTCCGGCTCAATATGACGACGCTCATACTGACGAAGTTGAAGCGGTGTGAGCTTGGCGCGCTCTTCAGCAGTCAGTAGCTCCGTGTGCTCCGGCGGGGGCTCCTTGCTGAGATCGCTATAGATATTACCGTTATAACTGCCTGGATTCAGTGCAGCCAACACTGTCTTGCCGTCAGGTCCTACCCACAGTCCCACGTTGAAAGGAATTCCCTCCGGCGTCTGTTCAGGAGAATCTGATCCACCCACAATCGGAGCCGGCTGCCAGACCGCGCTGAGCTTTTGCGTCGAGAAACCCCTCACCCCGGCATGCGCAAGTATGCTCGGCAAGGACGCCGGAAAACCGAAGCAGTCCGGGAGCATGTACTCGTTGCTCGCTTTACCGAAGTCCTTGCGGAAATACTCATTGCCATACAGCACCTGGCGAAATATCCCTTCCGCGCTGGGAAGGTTCACATCTCCTTCTTCAACCGAAGACCCAGCGGGAAACCAGCGACCGGCAGCCACATATCGCTTCATCCGCGCATAGTCGTCCGGAAAATACTCCTTCATCAACCGATAGCGATTCGACCCGGTCCAATTGAAGACATAATGCGGATACTTATCGATGTACTCAAAATTCACCCGCATTGTCTTTAACAGATATTCGCTGATGGTTTGCGGCATCTCCCAACGCCACTGCGTATCGAGGTGCGCATAAGGAACAACATATAGCGTCGGGTCTTTGGTGATGTCGGGGGCCTTCATCGTCTGCCCAAACATACCCGATCCAAAGAGCAGTGCAACAGGTGCAAACACAAGCCAGCGAAGAGTGCACCCTTGACTCATACATTGATCGACCCTACCCGCCCGCTGCCCCTTGTTCATCCCTGGCTCCATTCTTGAGAGATAGTACCGCTAGGCCGATCACTCAGATAGCTGCGTTGAAAGTATGCCGCCCTCGCATGGAGTTGCTCCATGCGAGGGCAACTGTTTGCCTGCTTAGTAAACGATGTGGAGACCGACCTGCAGCGTACGCGGATTGCTGGTCGACTTGCTGGTAACTTCACCGAACTGACCAGAGGAAGGGTTCAGATTAGGTCCGGCCCAGTTGGAATGGTTGATGAAGTTATAGGCATCCGCGGTGAACTCGCTTGAAAGCTTCTCCGTGATCGCAAACTTCTTCTTGAGTGACAGATTCCAGTCCTGGAAGCCCGGCTGGTAGATCGAGTCCCTTACACCCTGCTGAAGGTTGAACGTTCCAGCAGCAGGTTGAGTGAAGATAGGCTGTCCGGTTGCGTTCGTCGTCGAGAAGTACTTGCCTGTTTGGCCAGTATATCCAGCAAAGTTATGTAGGATCTTTGGCTTCTCGCTCATCACCCAGAACTGGCCTTCCGAGCCACAACCAAAACTTCCTTCTTCTCCTACTCCAGCGAAGTCATTGTTGTTCGTACCAACGCCGCAGGGCGCACCTGTCTGGAACTGGGCCACACCTGCTATGCGCCAACCGCCGAGCAACTTGCTCGCCAGCGTGGTCTGCTCGCGGTAGAAGGGGAGCACCCAAACGTAATTCACCACCAGTATGTGCCGTGCGTCAAACTCCGACGGCCCATATAGGTTGCTTGTGTTGTAAGTGTCGGGAACGATATCGCGGTAGTTCGAGCTATCGTCCGAGCTTTTAGAGAGAGTGTACGAAACACCGAAGCTGACGTTCCTGGCATTCGTGCGCTGCCACTGTAACTGGAGAGAGTTGTAACGGGAACGTCCGTCACTCCTCTCCTGCTGAATCGCAGCATATCCAGCATAGGGCCGGAGAGCGCTGATGTTCACGCCCGGATTTGTCTGCGTAGTTCCGGCAGGCACCTGGTTAATGTCATAGACACGCCAGTCGTAAAGACCGCGACCACCAACATACGCCACCGTAAACATTGACTGTAGTGGCAGTTCGCGTTGAATCGCAATGTTCCAGTTGTAACGAATAGGTGCCTTCAGGTTTTTGTTCAGCGTCGTGACAGTCAGCGCTGGCGCGGTTGTGCTGGTCAGGGAGTAGCCGGGGTTATCAACCTGCTTGTCGGTCACATCGCCGGAAACCGCGCTCACGGTGATGAACGGCTGGAACGGAGGATTGCCGCCAGGGAATATATTGTCGAGCAGACCCATGCGCGTAGCGAACTCTCCAGCCGCGCCGCGCACTACCGTCTTGTTGGCGATCTCGTACGCAAAACCTACGCGGGGTTGCCAGATCTGTGAGGTGTTCACATATCCATCATGCAAATGAGGCGCAAACAGGCTTGTACACGGCCCATTGTCGCAGGCGGTATTAGCAGTGGAGGATGTCGCACCGACTACGCCGTGCTGCGCGGCAGAAGCCGGAAAGCTCGACCGGCCGGGAATCACCATACCGTCGTATGGATTGCCCACACCCAGCGTCACGTTGCCATTTGTTGGGCTTACCGGCGGTGCGGACGCAGCAGTGTAAGAAGCCGGATCGAAGAAGGCAGCGTTGCCCCATGCAGCCTTGTAGGGCGTAAGCGCTGTATAGCGCAGACCGTAATCAAAATGCAGCTTCGCATTGACCTTCCACGAGTCCTGTGCGAACCATTCATACACCTGACCACGCCATACTGTGTAGGATTTGGGACCGATCTCGGTATAGCTGTCCGAGAGGCCTGATGCCAGGTTTGCAAGAGCTACACCTGTCGTCCCACCATAAGTCGATCTGGAATCACTGAATGTAAAGTTGCCGTTCTGGTTGTTCGCGCCGCCTGGCACGGTGGATACATTAATTTGGTC carries:
- a CDS encoding TonB-dependent receptor, which codes for MTVSNEGTNEAHMVVTDADGHYFAPNLPPATYSVTVEANGFSKFVSVHNPLGASTALAIDGTLKTGSVSETIEVTATAIVLQTESGALQSEISGQTINDQQLNGRDPLYIGALIPGMRGSATLGDFNFAIGGSVPFNVNGARVQDTLVTFDGAPGVRTRGSSQVIGVPNPDAIEEMQILTSDYQAEYGSSAGGQMRIVSKSGTKDFHASGYEYLRNSAMNANTWVRNQSPTTRFASPFRYNNFGFTFGGPVYIPGAHWTDKYRSKMFFFVAEDWIRYRYTDTQTQWVPSNLMRMGNFSELLQANPWYPTGTKVYDPSTCVTPGATCTQYANNTIPTANQSPNGMAIIDAYPAPTPGYVSSNSNWISSAAHPINQRKQVISFDLVLTDHHKLSFRRQNVTYNEYLPFDQGSGLTGRYFNRPNQTNGLTWTWLVNQSTINEARATYSLDQVYIPVNPALPGFNRQTLGINFPYIIPGQKAAENKIPTVSGLGAFYGLAGGPYPSHSGGPIYTASDSFTKVWGNHTVKLGFEFQNSGENDNDQINVSTVPGGANNQNGNFTFSDSRSTYGGTTGVALANLASGLSDSYTEIGPKSYTVWRGQVYEWFAQDSWKVNAKLHFDYGLRYTALTPYKAAWGNAAFFDPASYTAASAPPVSPTNGNVTLGVGNPYDGMVIPGRSSFPASAAQHGVVGATSSTANTACDNGPCTSLFAPHLHDGYVNTSQIWQPRVGFAYEIANKTVVRGAAGEFATRMGLLDNIFPGGNPPFQPFITVSAVSGDVTDKQVDNPGYSLTSTTAPALTVTTLNKNLKAPIRYNWNIAIQRELPLQSMFTVAYVGGRGLYDWRVYDINQVPAGTTQTNPGVNISALRPYAGYAAIQQERSDGRSRYNSLQLQWQRTNARNVSFGVSYTLSKSSDDSSNYRDIVPDTYNTSNLYGPSEFDARHILVVNYVWVLPFYREQTTLASKLLGGWRIAGVAQFQTGAPCGVGTNNNDFAGVGEEGSFGCGSEGQFWVMSEKPKILHNFAGYTGQTGKYFSTTNATGQPIFTQPAAGTFNLQQGVRDSIYQPGFQDWNLSLKKKFAITEKLSSEFTADAYNFINHSNWAGPNLNPSSGQFGEVTSKSTSNPRTLQVGLHIVY